The following coding sequences are from one Haloarcula sp. DT43 window:
- a CDS encoding SagB/ThcOx family dehydrogenase, which translates to MTSRKNLNNIPLHRTYHENSKNLEIDPVDKSEAPQDWFEVEYKTYDRGEKIDLPCPDPVETVPLERTIDTRRSPVTFEPTSIGRETLGRLLARTAGITERGETDDDHLRAYPSGGARYPLELYTTVLRAKQVETGVYHYDVRQNALNKTPQDDVHEFSEFVYGSLENAVMLVFVTADLERTTKKYGERGYRYANLEAGHAMQNLCLVSESVGLGCRPYGGFLEDQADEYLCLHGNETTLYVGAVGRPATASQHDNNEDESR; encoded by the coding sequence ATGACCTCACGTAAGAACCTCAACAACATACCGTTGCACCGAACGTATCACGAGAATAGTAAAAACCTCGAAATAGACCCAGTCGACAAGTCTGAAGCCCCTCAAGACTGGTTTGAAGTTGAATATAAAACATATGACCGAGGGGAAAAGATAGACCTCCCCTGCCCGGACCCTGTTGAGACAGTCCCACTTGAACGCACGATTGATACACGTCGATCTCCAGTAACATTCGAACCTACGAGTATTGGCCGCGAGACGCTTGGACGATTGTTAGCAAGGACAGCAGGAATCACGGAACGAGGCGAGACTGACGATGACCACCTCAGGGCGTACCCTTCGGGAGGGGCTCGATACCCCCTTGAGCTCTACACTACTGTTCTCCGCGCTAAACAGGTTGAAACGGGTGTATACCACTATGATGTCCGGCAAAATGCATTAAATAAGACCCCACAGGACGATGTTCACGAGTTTTCGGAATTCGTCTACGGGTCCCTCGAAAACGCTGTAATGCTTGTGTTTGTAACTGCAGACCTCGAGCGGACTACAAAGAAATACGGTGAAAGAGGTTACCGATACGCAAATCTTGAAGCAGGGCATGCGATGCAGAACCTCTGTCTTGTTTCCGAAAGCGTTGGTCTTGGGTGTCGACCATACGGTGGATTCCTTGAGGATCAAGCCGATGAGTACCTCTGCCTGCATGGGAATGAAACTACCCTCTACGTTGGAGCTGTTGGTCGTCCAGCTACCGCCTCCCAGCATGACAACAATGAGGATGAGAGCCGATGA